A stretch of DNA from Glycine max cultivar Williams 82 chromosome 18, Glycine_max_v4.0, whole genome shotgun sequence:
ACTTAATGATAGTGACATATAAAGTGCCTACAGCTAATGTCTTTTGTTCTTAAAACCAGCACAAGAATCAGATCATTCTCTTCTGTAGGTAATGCGGCCAACCAGCAAACAAAATCCATAACCAGCATAGTCACGAGTTTCTTTAATTCCCCCCGTTTTTATCTCTCTAGAAAACCATGACTATCTCATTCGTTCATTTTCATTTGAGACATACCTAAATTGAAGTGGAATATTAGATGATTAGATCTAGGCCTATCTGCCTAAAATATAGGACCCACGTCCAACTTAACCAAAATTGAGAAGGAGGAACAATGATACTAGCATATGTGAATCAAAATCACACCCAATTGGCCTAAAATATGCCTTACCCAATTCATAATCATAACCACAGAAGCTATTGTTCAGAAGCACCCTCTATCAAACCCTCCCCCAACAATCCAACAAAACTAAAAGGGGTAAAGAAAAAAGACATTGTGATCTGTCTTATAGAGATTCCCTACGCAGCTAGAAGATGTTCATATCAACCACATGTTTGAAAAACAGCATTATATTATCAAGACACGTTTTATtaaaacagaaaacataatcatcaccaaccaaaaaccaaaatacattagaacaacacaacacaaaactCACTGACGCGTACATGCTATACTAGTCCAGCAACCATGCACCCCTCACACCAAGTTTTTAGCAAGTATAGTAGTTGAACAACACATGGGGCCAACAAGACCCTTAATTGGAAATAAAGGACATAACACAAGCAAGCAAACATAAGTAACGGAGAATGTAGGACAAATTATTCTTCCTCGGTTTCTGATTCTGCATTCTGAAGCCAATCAATGAAAGGTTGAGCATTCTTCCAAATCCTAGAGTTCTTGTTATCACCCTTCAGTCCCTTTTGATACCACTGCACTATGTGTTCTTCCTCTAACACATCAGCATCGTAGAGTGCCTTTAGAACCAGGGCAACCTCCTTCAAAGCATTTGAAGTAGACTTGCAAGAAAACTCTTCAATAGCATGAAGCAACAACGGCTGGGATCCCTCATCCGCAACAGCAACAGAAAAGTAGTTCTTCTTTTTATCAGCTTCTTTAGCAAAACCTTTCTCAGTTCCCTCGAACAAAGCTTCAACCAGAGCACTCATCTTTTCTTGAGCAGGTACAGGATGTGCTGCAAGTTGCGACAGCAATTCATTTGCTCCAACACCTTTCTTCAAATTTGCTTTCACTTCACCAACCAAGGTCCTGCAGTGCATTGAGTTACCATTCTGAGAACCATCATTTCCATTActtgcttcttttttcttctctggTTCATCTGTAGAAAGCATAACCATATCAGCTGTCACAGCACTTAATTGTTCTTGGATACGTTGACGAGCAGCATCAAGTGACGTATCTGTCTGCCATTGCACATCATCGTCATCATCCTCATCTAGAGCCTCCTCTTTCTCATCAATTTGACTGTGAGTAGGTGAAGTGCGGTCTTCATCAGAGCCACTTGCTTTCTTCTTTGAAGAGGTGGATTTAGTGCCATCCTTAGAAGATGAAGAGCCTTTCTTCTTAACCTCTTTCTTCACTTTCTTCTGTTCCTCATCAGCTAATTCACCTTCCTTCAGTCTCTCCTTCTCAGCTCTCCTCATGGCCTTCTTGTCTTTGGATCCTTTCTTAACTTCTGGAGGGTTCTTAATGATGAAGGTAGTCAGCTTGTCTCTCATATCAACATCAGACACAAAACCACAAGCTGCGCATTTCAGCTGGATCATTTGATTCTTAGTAATTATGATCTCAGTTTCAGGATTTCCACAACCATAACACTGGACATATTTCTTAATGAAGTTCTCAAGAAGGCCAGCAAGCTTAGCAGTATCGTGTGCTCCATTGACGTGAGAAGTGCCGGTCTTCTCATCAAATTTCGACTGGGCCCCAAGCTCACAACCAAAATACTTGGTCGTGTAAGACGCAGGCCTTGCCAGTGCCTTTGCAATGTCAACCATATTGACAACATTAGTTTTGATGCCATTACCTCTGCCCTCAATTTTGGTAATCATCCTAGGCATCTTATACCTGTAGAAGGCATCATCACTGTTTGCAGCACCAATGTTCTGTAAAGCCATGTTTGTTGACTTACAAAGTTCCAGAGATATTCAGAGGCAGCAAATGCTGGAATTCAAATTATACGCAGCTGTGATTTCAGCCTCTAAGGTAACCTGTATCCTTGAACAATCTCCTTCAAGGATAATGGAAGGTGGCCAACCGTTCATACAACTAAGTCTGGGTGGTGAGGGTCTGTAATTTtttctagaagaagaaaaatacaatCCAAGCAGCTCAGTTGCTCCCAAATGGATAGTAGCCTGTTCAAACATGAAAGAAACTTTAACGTGACACCTTCACCTTGGAATCTGCTACAGAAGAACTTGCAAGGATACCAAGCCAACACAGGAAGCTTAAACAACACCTACAATTCAAATCcagaaaaaataatagttaaaattacaAGATTGAAACTCAAGGCAAGTCCTAAACACAATATTAtaatgaaacaataaaaaaaaaagacccagTCATATATCAGGAACAATGGAAAACCAAGCTCATAAATTGTTATTCCCAAAGATTTCATATATCAGTCTATGGGTGGGTATCTTATGCTAAATCAGGACACAAGCCATAACGCATCACAAATTAAATAAAGCAGGGGCGTTATCGTAATAGCACAAAAAACATAACAGAATAGTAATAGAAAACCTAGAAAACACATGTCGAGCAGCCTAAAGTCCTTAACAATAGCATCGGACAAGGAATAGCCATAACGTGTATGGTGGTTTGCATTCAAACCCCCCACAAAACTTAGATCAATACGCGTGATGCAAAGTTTGATGAGAAAAGCATCAAACAAAAGAGCACAACAATGTGAAtcactaaaattattattaagatgatgaaacaaaaacaagataCGAAGAAGCAAAAAGATCGAGatgaataataagatgaagaGAGATGAAGAAAAAATCAAACCTGAGATCGGAGGAAAGAGCGTAATGAGAGAGCAGAAGAGATGAGGCGGCGCTGTGCCTTCTGTTCTGTCTATGGTCcggttttttatttaatttgtggtAGTAAAATTACCAAATCAATCTTGACTAGGGTTCAATCTTAGCCCTTCATCATGTTGACTCGATCACGCCTCCTCTTGTAACCGCCACGTACTCATACAAATACAATGTCTCATCTCTTTGTTACCTgggttaaaagaaaaagatatttttgtaagtttgcaaaatacacaacaaatatGTGTAGGGAACTAATGCGCATCATGTTTATCTCTTTTGTactgtattttattaaaaaaatataatatgtaataatttGGTAAAGGAAAACGTGGGCATGAtgatgaattttaaataaataatattgtaatttcATTAATGTATGCtaagtataaataatataatactatTGGAAgggattataaatatttaaagaaaacatcaaaagtaagtaaattttaactcacgtaattttaaattataagatatgataagattctgaaaataataattgggctttattttgtttttttatgtgatAATATGGGCTTTATCTGAATTAGTGAATCttcaatggaaaaaaaaaaaaaaaaaccctggtTTATGTTTGAGTAATTTGAATatgatcttaattttttttattgcacgattgtctaaaaaaagaaaaaacagaaatGGCGAGGATTAGCCCTAAACCAAATATGTTcagtttttctttttgcatacaGCAAATTGCTGTACACCCAATACAACATATACAATTCTAATTTTGTCCTTCCCTAATGGATACGgattacaaatttataaatcCAACAGAAATTGATAATCTGGAAGTCCAATACGGAAAAAGTAGAAGAACTCTCAAATaagtgtttttcttcttttttgtatcCTCTACTAacttcatccaaaaagcatggtgtaatctttttatatttttcaaaatgttcCACAATCATGCTTTTCAAAAATCATTATAAGTTACACTTGCATATGCATACTTAATGTACATGCAAAGTACAACTAGGTTAAATGATCAGGTGTTAAGCTTCTAGTTGCACGATTAGCACCCATACATAATACAGTTGGTTTTCAGTTTGGCTTTTCACACTAACACATTGAAGCATTATTACTTTAATTCTTCAACATTTTCATGTCTTTTGTTAGTGTAtcaaaactctaaaaaaataggataaaatctataaatttaCTAACTTTAGCATTCTCAAGATAAAActcaaaaaaaagttaaattcttatatttttaagtcAAAAGAAGCATCAAAAGAgaataaattagataattactatttaatttaaGTGTATAAACTAAGTATGCATAGTAATTATCAACTATCaacataaaactaataaaaaaaactaccaaCATAATATGACAtagttgataaataattatattttttaaatatgtgaaCCAACATAATATGACAtagttgataaataattatattttttaaatatgtgattaTAATTTCAACCTTCCATATGTTGTGtgtataaaaagtatttttagaaAAGATTAATTCTGTAAATGAATCTTCACATACTTTTTGGAATTAGGTTATAACTCTCGTTAAGGAATTCCTTGgacgaaaaatatataataactcaTAATAAAGTTAAGTCAACTCCAATTATTCGTTTAATAACATAAAGCATCAATAATGAATTAGTTACATTCCGGTTTGTGCaagtgtaatatatatatatatatatattatgtaattaaaatttatatatagtatattctttagtatataaattttaaaataaatacaatttataataaaaaggtctttttaaaaatatataaattatattttacattgataaagataaaatttgataaactgAAATAGATAGACCGTTGTAAAAACATCAAGtatacaaatacaaataaaatgagagaattttgataaatttattttactggTTACGTGTTCCGAGAGAAGTGTATAAAATGTatctgaaaaaaaagaagaaagaaaatattgagaGTGTTTACttaaaagtgtaaaaagaaTCTCTCATTCTCAAAATTGTATTCTAATTTATGATATGGGAATTGATGGGTAATATctaatttaaagaagaaaacaaataattagttaataaaGTAAAGAAGCCGGTCAGTTGGAACAAATCCATGAATAGATAACACCAAAGTCAGGGTTATATACATTTATTAATTGCAACCACGACTTTTCCTACAGCCTTTCCTCCACTCTTAGAATATCATCAAAAACTATTTCTTATCAATCAAGTTCTTTCCCGGCCCTCAAAGCACGGGATTGTATCTTGAATCTTGACCCCTAAAACACCCTTTCTCATGTCCTATCATAGAACTCAAGGTCAAGGGAACCTATAATATAAGGCTAACCAACCCATATAAATATTCCGAAATTTAAGGTACTCCACTACTTTTatagcaccaccaccaccaccaccctaGCTTGCtagttcttaccattttattttatttttgtttcagaaGTGAGTGATAGTCATTAGTCAGTGATCATATATATTGTAATTAACAAGAACTAAATTAAGGTGCAAAGTGACATGGCTGCTGCTTCTCTCCCTTCTTTCTTCTCCGTACAAGCAAGAGGACCATATCTCAAATTCAAAAGAAGCAATATACGTCGAGGGCCGCAAATAATAAAAGTTCAAAACTATCAAGATGAAGGtgatcatcaatttcataatttaatCTCTTATTCTCTTTTGCATTATTCGTCTCATTATTTGTAATAACCATGATCAATAATCAACAGGGAGATCCACCAACATAGATGCGAATTTAAATGTTCTAAAGAAGAGGATAGAGATGGTGAGGGTGAAGGAGAGATTGGAAAGGTGTTGCAAATCTCAACATGGTTGGAATTATGTCCCAGTTTCTGACCACAGAATAACCAAAGGATCAAACAAAGAGGAGTTCAGCTTAATTGAGTTCACAGGTCTAGTTTGTGGGACTCTTGGTCTTACTTGTTTTGGTGGAACACTCTTCATTTACCTTGTTTCCCTGGTTGTTCATCTGCAATTATGATTTGATATGACgtccattttttatttaccaTCATAAATATATAGAGCTCGTTATTTCTTTTCTCCATCAATTGTATTGTATGATGGAAATTGTGAGGGGATTTACTAGTGTTTTATTTATTGCTGCCATATTTAATGAATCTgcaaatttgttaaaatatatagtCTTGGCCGCGGTAAAAATAAGAACCGATTTATACACATAATCCACGCGAAGCATGCTGGTTTTCATTGAGTGGTAGGCAAACATGCAGTGAAACAAAGCCTGAGGCTCTTCGTTGCTCAATCCGTGCTTTCAGTTTCTCCTaaaagaaagacaaagaaaaaaacagaaatagaaaAACACAACTGATCGAGAAGGGTGATTATTAgatattatatttcttattttagtattttatacaaaattattttaccaCCATTGACAAAgatgttctttttttatatatagataaatcCATTGGCAAAGATAAGGAGTAatatacttgaaaaaaaaaagataaggagTAATATATATGCTCTGTAAAACACTcgtactttaaatttaaattaccaAAAAACTATTAAGTGGGAAAAATTGGTAATATCTTAGCATGTGACTGGTAATCCGTAACTGGAtcctttttataaattataaacattgGTTAGGGCATTATTAATTTTCcctataattttcttaaaacaaaaaaaaaaaactaaaattatcattatatcAGGAATGCAGTATACCTTCTAAAATAAAGGAATGCAGTATAAGAAGAATAATATAGGAGAATTAACACATCAAAGTACTTAATTGAAAAAATCAGTCTCAACAAACATATATGTCTGACAAAGTAGATATTTCATAGAATTCAAAGTTCTCACAAAATATACATTAAgtctttaaaaaattcatataatttaaaaattaattaatattccaTTGCTCTACTATATTTTAACGTATGATatagtattaatttaaaatattaataattttttattatttaatcacataTCTATAAATGTAAACTTTTTTATGcatgatatatataaataatattctcAATCGATCTttgaaaatgttatattttacaTGATATCTCTGATTtggagaaaaatattataattttctttttgaagtctaatatttttaatttacgaAGAACGgcgataatataatttttttttttggttacatGAGAGAGCCAAACCAAAAACTACAGTCTCTGAAACACATGCCAGTTGCATCAGAATGCAAATGACCAACCAACTCCAAGGGAGCTTCAACCAGCACCTTCAACTGAGTATCAGACCTGGCATCTATATATATCCTTGCAAGTACGAAGGTGTATGTGAAGAACTCTGCAGTCCCGGTTCCTCCTCAACCACTCTTGAATCCTAACCAGCTCGTTGCTATAAACATGAAACTGAGGAATAATATTACTTGCTAACTTTAAACTTAAGACTAGTCTATGCAAATTgttcaaattctttattattGGATCGACCCTAGTGATCACTAATTTAGGACTAATATTTTGATATTCTCTTTCATTTCCAtatctaaataataaaatccaGGAAAAAATGGTATTAGTTACTGTATTTTTACACCTaacattttagtctttaaacttttaaaataaatatttttagttcttcaaaACAGACACTGTTAATACTATTTCTTATGTGGTGTTTATTTTAttggattaaaaatatttatttttaaaagttcagATACCAAAATGTTCAATAGcgattaaaactaaattttttacaaaatagatGACTAAATCCTTTGTCCTTAAATCAATGAATGATCCAAAAACTAATACAAACTTAGAAAGTCTATCATACGGTCcaactatttttaaaagaaaaatatttgatacatgatcacaaaaagaaaaacatgaattgTGTGTGGCAGTGATAATGgatctatctctttttttttcttttattaatttcctccaatcaaacatataattagAGTCAtcgttaaagaattaaaatattttttatgaaaaaatattgctGCCATTGATTCCTTAGTTAGCACGAGAGAGTTTTCGGGTTCATAATTCATAAATCACGGTATAAAGTATTGCTGTCATTGAATTccttaattagtataaaaaaatgacgGTATCTAATCTTTCGTATATGGTTATTTTGTTCAATTCAGAATTTTGTTCCTCCTTTCATTTTAGAACAGAGATATTTGATCCTTTCTTTTAAAACATTTCGATTTTAGTCTCCACAATTCAAAACAGAAACAAATATTTgatccttttattttaaaaaattcacaaatttgattcccatattttttttaaaaatatgtaattttagttcaatttttatttttaaaataatttaaaaaaaagctaTATATGTCGAAACATACACTTCATATTATGACGTATAACATGTATTCACGTATTAATACTTTTCTGTACGGGTCATTTGCTATAATCCCAACAAAAATGATatcaaattaatgtttaaataaaGACAAAAGTTATAAGATTAATTATATGAACCGCGTTCGAAAAGACGCCATAATTTAAAACGTGCAACCAGCTAATAaagtgttttctttcttcttctaggGGCAAGGCAACGCCGTTCCTTTACTTATATGGCCATATATAAACGACAATTTTTAGGTATTTCTCTTCTTTAATGGTTCATGGGTCCTTTGTTAGTAGGTAGTAGCCATATATAAACGACAATGTTCCCTTCTTTAATGACTCCTTTCTAATTAACAAGactacaagagagagagagagagagagagagagagagagagagagagagagagagagagagagagagagagagagagagagagagagagagagagagagagagagaaaatagaaagaaaaactagTTTTATACATGCATCGATCTCCTTAACGTTGAGGATTTGATTGCGCAAAATGGCCAAAGAAATAGATACTCGATAGAATGTAACTTTAATCATTCTTAATGAGAATCAagggttttaattttaattttttttgtattctgtttatctttatttatttaacattttttccctccttttattactttctttcattttcatcgTATCATATATCAAATCTCTTACTTTTCTcaatccttttttctttttctataagaATCTTTTCCTTTAGTCACCTGATACTACAAAGGGCCCTTTAGACAAAAATTATTGCATAGTTAACAAAGTACAGCAGGACATTGCCTACATAAAGTGATTCACGTGATAATCGATCCTTAACGTGGTTGACCAAGTCCGATGGATACTTCCATGGCTAGCTTTAAGAATGTTTTGTTTCTGTGGCCAGTCTGTTATGGACGTTGGACAAAATATTCTCACTCTTAtttcttgttatattttttcttacataCGTATATAGTCTTACTTTGATAATTTTGATATGTCAACACTAAGGGGGTGTATTGGATTGAGATTTTGAGagaatattttgacaaaaacaatcttgaagattttaaaagattatgtgggattgtattgattttgtgggattttaaaagattttttttaaaagactttttacaaTCAGGATTCTTAACCcaagattttaatggatttctaacacagatttttaagatttcaaagtactttatggatttttaagattttgaaagattaatacattttaaacaaaaaaataatggaagttacaaaagtgaatgaaaaagatgataaataaattataatgtttgaataaagaaaataaaaacgatagaaattttaaaccttttaataacaaa
This window harbors:
- the LOC100796346 gene encoding eukaryotic translation initiation factor 5, whose protein sequence is MALQNIGAANSDDAFYRYKMPRMITKIEGRGNGIKTNVVNMVDIAKALARPASYTTKYFGCELGAQSKFDEKTGTSHVNGAHDTAKLAGLLENFIKKYVQCYGCGNPETEIIITKNQMIQLKCAACGFVSDVDMRDKLTTFIIKNPPEVKKGSKDKKAMRRAEKERLKEGELADEEQKKVKKEVKKKGSSSSKDGTKSTSSKKKASGSDEDRTSPTHSQIDEKEEALDEDDDDDVQWQTDTSLDAARQRIQEQLSAVTADMVMLSTDEPEKKKEASNGNDGSQNGNSMHCRTLVGEVKANLKKGVGANELLSQLAAHPVPAQEKMSALVEALFEGTEKGFAKEADKKKNYFSVAVADEGSQPLLLHAIEEFSCKSTSNALKEVALVLKALYDADVLEEEHIVQWYQKGLKGDNKNSRIWKNAQPFIDWLQNAESETEEE
- the LOC100796879 gene encoding uncharacterized protein — encoded protein: MAAASLPSFFSVQARGPYLKFKRSNIRRGPQIIKVQNYQDEGRSTNIDANLNVLKKRIEMVRVKERLERCCKSQHGWNYVPVSDHRITKGSNKEEFSLIEFTGLVCGTLGLTCFGGTLFIYLVSLVVHLQL